In Chromobacterium rhizoryzae, one genomic interval encodes:
- a CDS encoding DHA2 family efflux MFS transporter permease subunit has translation MNHPPLTGSKLVWITLALSMSVFMQVLDTTIANVALPTISGNLGAATSQGTWVITSFGVANAIAVPLTGWLAKRLGEVKLFTASTLLFVLTSWLCGMSSSLEMLIFFRVLQGAVAGPMIPLSQSLLLSCYPPEKKGMALALWAMTVIVAPVFGPILGGVISDNWHWGWIFFINVPVGLAAAFISWRILKPRETETVDLPIDRIGLALLVIGVGALQMVLDRGKELDWFNSTEVVTLAVIAVLALVYLVIWELGEKHPIVDLSLFKQRNFTVGTVAISLGFMLYFGTVVLLPLMLQTQMGYTATWAGLAAAPIGLIPVVLSPIIGKYAQRLDMRWVVTVSFSVYAICFFWRSTFNPQMDFAYVVWPQVVQGIGVACFFMPLTTITLSGLHPSQIASASSLSNFLRILAGSIGTSITTTMWDRREAMHHARLTEHVSLYDQASNAWFRLLDMAGLSSGQQAALTSLQITKQGYIMAANEIFWLSGVLFVLLIGLVWFAKPPFTAAGGDSGAH, from the coding sequence ATGAATCATCCACCACTGACCGGCTCCAAGCTGGTCTGGATCACGCTGGCGCTGTCGATGTCGGTGTTCATGCAAGTGCTGGACACTACCATCGCCAACGTGGCCTTGCCCACCATCTCGGGCAACCTCGGCGCGGCCACCAGCCAGGGCACCTGGGTGATCACCTCCTTCGGGGTGGCCAACGCCATCGCGGTGCCGCTGACCGGCTGGCTGGCCAAGCGCCTGGGCGAAGTGAAGCTGTTCACCGCCTCCACCCTGCTCTTCGTGCTCACCTCCTGGCTGTGCGGCATGTCCAGCAGCCTGGAAATGCTGATTTTCTTCCGCGTGCTGCAAGGCGCGGTGGCCGGCCCGATGATTCCGCTGTCGCAGAGCCTGCTCTTGTCCTGCTACCCGCCGGAGAAGAAAGGCATGGCGCTGGCGCTATGGGCGATGACGGTGATCGTCGCGCCGGTGTTCGGCCCGATTCTGGGCGGCGTGATCAGCGACAACTGGCACTGGGGCTGGATCTTCTTCATCAACGTGCCGGTGGGACTGGCGGCGGCCTTCATTTCCTGGCGCATCCTCAAGCCGCGTGAAACCGAAACCGTCGATCTGCCTATCGACCGCATCGGCCTCGCCTTGTTGGTGATCGGCGTCGGCGCGCTGCAAATGGTGCTGGACCGCGGCAAAGAGCTGGACTGGTTCAACTCCACCGAGGTGGTCACCCTGGCGGTGATCGCGGTGCTGGCGCTGGTCTATCTGGTGATCTGGGAGCTGGGCGAGAAACATCCCATCGTCGATCTGAGCCTGTTCAAGCAGCGCAACTTCACCGTCGGCACCGTCGCCATCAGCCTGGGCTTCATGCTCTACTTCGGCACCGTGGTGCTGCTGCCCCTGATGCTGCAGACCCAGATGGGCTACACCGCCACCTGGGCCGGCCTGGCCGCAGCCCCCATCGGGCTGATCCCGGTGGTGCTGTCGCCCATCATCGGCAAGTACGCGCAGCGGCTGGACATGCGCTGGGTGGTGACGGTGAGCTTCAGCGTGTACGCGATCTGCTTCTTCTGGCGCAGCACCTTCAACCCGCAGATGGACTTCGCCTACGTGGTGTGGCCGCAGGTGGTGCAGGGCATAGGCGTGGCCTGCTTCTTCATGCCGCTGACCACGATCACCCTGTCCGGCCTGCATCCCAGCCAGATCGCCAGCGCGTCCAGCCTGTCCAACTTCCTGCGGATTCTGGCCGGCAGCATCGGCACCTCGATCACCACCACGATGTGGGACCGTCGCGAGGCGATGCACCACGCGCGCCTGACCGAGCATGTCAGCCTCTACGATCAGGCGTCCAACGCCTGGTTCCGGCTGCTGGACATGGCTGGCCTGTCCTCCGGACAGCAGGCGGCGCTGACCTCGCTGCAAATCACCAAGCAGGGCTACATCATGGCGGCCAATGAGATTTTCTGGCTGTCCGGCGTGCTGTTCGTGCTGCTGATCGGCCTGGTGTGGTTCGCCAAGCCGCCGTTCACCGCTGCTGGCGGCGACAGCGGCGCGCATTGA
- a CDS encoding enoyl-CoA hydratase-related protein — protein MDELILLDYPADGVARLRLNRPQALNALNTALRRELARRFQELAAAADVRAILLCGDHRAFAAGADLTELADCGSIELMQRQLHKLWQAIADCPKPVIAAVAGYALGGGCELAMHADIVVAAESAQFGQPEVKVGVMPGAGGTQRLLRAVGKFRAMKLLLTGERIGAAEALAMGLVSEVTADEALETRALELAAQIAALPPLAVEQIKEVVLAGADAPLATALMLERKAYQLLFASRDQKEGMRAFLDKRAAVFRGE, from the coding sequence ATGGACGAACTGATCTTGCTGGATTATCCGGCCGACGGCGTGGCGCGGCTGCGTTTGAACCGCCCGCAGGCGCTCAATGCCTTGAATACGGCGCTGCGGCGGGAGTTGGCGCGGCGTTTCCAGGAGCTGGCCGCCGCGGCCGACGTCAGGGCGATTCTGCTGTGCGGCGACCATCGCGCTTTCGCCGCCGGCGCGGACCTGACCGAGCTGGCAGACTGCGGCAGCATAGAACTGATGCAGCGCCAACTGCACAAGCTATGGCAGGCGATTGCCGACTGTCCCAAGCCGGTGATCGCGGCGGTGGCCGGCTATGCCTTGGGCGGCGGCTGCGAGCTGGCGATGCACGCCGACATCGTCGTCGCCGCCGAATCCGCCCAGTTCGGTCAGCCGGAAGTCAAGGTGGGGGTGATGCCGGGCGCCGGCGGCACCCAGCGGCTGCTGCGGGCGGTGGGCAAGTTCCGCGCGATGAAGCTGCTGTTGACCGGCGAGCGCATCGGCGCGGCGGAGGCGCTGGCGATGGGCCTGGTCAGCGAGGTGACGGCGGACGAGGCGCTGGAAACGCGCGCGCTGGAGCTGGCGGCGCAGATCGCCGCGCTGCCGCCGCTGGCGGTGGAGCAGATCAAGGAAGTGGTGCTGGCCGGCGCCGACGCGCCGTTGGCGACGGCGCTGATGCTGGAGCGCAAGGCGTATCAGCTCTTGTTCGCGTCGCGGGATCAGAAGGAGGGCATGCGGGCTTTCCTGGACAAGCGCGCGGCGGTGTTTCGGGGAGAATAG
- the pcaF gene encoding 3-oxoadipyl-CoA thiolase translates to MPHAYICDGIRTPFGRYGGALSGVRADDLAALPLAALMRRHPLDWSCLDEVILGCANQAGEDNRNVARMAALLAGLPQSAPAITVNRLCASGLDAVGLAARAIAAGEAELVLAGGVESMSRAPFVLGKAESPFARNARIEDSTIGWRFVNPAFQRQFGIDSMPETAENVARQFKISRADQDAFALRSQQRYAAARERGFFDAEILALELPQRKGEPLRVIRDEHPRPATTLAELARLKGVVADGSVTAGNASGVNDGAAALLLASGAGLKRHGLRPRARILGMCSVGLEPRIMGMGPAPAAEKLLRRLGLSVADMDVIELNEAFASQSLAVLRQLGLADDDARVNPNGGAIALGHPLGASGARLALTALRQLEASGDRLALCAMCVGVGQGVALVLERVEEA, encoded by the coding sequence ATGCCCCATGCCTATATCTGTGACGGCATTCGCACCCCGTTCGGCCGTTACGGCGGCGCGCTTTCCGGCGTGCGCGCCGACGATCTGGCGGCGCTGCCGCTCGCCGCGCTGATGCGGCGCCATCCGCTGGACTGGTCCTGCCTGGACGAGGTGATTCTGGGCTGCGCCAATCAGGCCGGCGAGGACAACCGCAATGTGGCACGGATGGCGGCCTTGCTGGCCGGCCTGCCGCAGTCCGCGCCGGCGATCACGGTCAACCGCCTGTGCGCGTCCGGACTGGACGCGGTGGGTCTGGCCGCGCGGGCGATCGCCGCAGGCGAAGCCGAACTGGTGCTGGCCGGCGGCGTGGAGAGCATGTCGCGCGCGCCCTTCGTGCTGGGCAAGGCCGAGAGCCCGTTCGCGCGCAATGCGCGGATAGAGGACAGCACCATAGGCTGGCGCTTCGTCAACCCGGCGTTTCAGCGTCAGTTCGGCATCGACTCCATGCCGGAAACCGCGGAAAACGTCGCGCGCCAGTTCAAGATTTCCCGCGCCGATCAGGACGCCTTCGCGCTGCGCAGCCAGCAGCGTTACGCCGCGGCGCGCGAGCGCGGTTTCTTCGACGCGGAGATCCTGGCCTTGGAGCTGCCGCAGCGCAAGGGCGAGCCGCTGCGGGTGATCCGGGACGAGCACCCGCGGCCGGCCACCACGCTGGCGGAGCTGGCGCGGCTCAAGGGCGTGGTGGCGGACGGCTCGGTCACCGCCGGCAACGCCTCCGGCGTCAACGACGGCGCGGCGGCGCTGCTGCTGGCCAGCGGCGCCGGGCTCAAGCGCCACGGCCTGCGTCCGCGGGCGCGGATTCTGGGCATGTGCTCGGTGGGGCTGGAGCCGCGCATCATGGGCATGGGGCCGGCGCCGGCGGCGGAAAAGCTGTTGCGGCGGCTGGGCCTGAGCGTGGCGGATATGGACGTGATCGAGCTGAACGAGGCATTCGCCTCGCAATCGCTGGCGGTGCTGCGCCAACTGGGCTTGGCCGACGACGACGCCCGGGTCAACCCCAACGGCGGCGCGATCGCGCTGGGCCATCCCCTGGGAGCTTCCGGCGCCAGGCTGGCGCTGACCGCGCTGCGTCAGCTGGAGGCCAGCGGAGATAGGCTGGCGCTGTGCGCGATGTGCGTCGGTGTCGGCCAGGGCGTGGCCCTGGTGCTGGAGCGGGTGGAGGAGGCGTGA
- a CDS encoding enoyl-CoA hydratase-related protein yields MSEHLRERRAERICHLEIHRPAQLNALSPELMRELESALDAADGDPDISVILLSGTEQAFAAGADIGRMAEWDYQQVFLDDYVSRHWERARGVRKPLIAAVRGLAIGGGCELAMMCDVIIAGESARFGQPEVKLGTLPGMGGTQRLPRAIGKAKAMEWCLSGQLYSADEAERAGLVSRVVADVDVLATAQALAARMAGYSLPALMLIKESLNRAFESSLAEGLLFERRAFHASFSLADQKEGMQAFLDKRPPQFQHR; encoded by the coding sequence ATGAGCGAGCATCTGAGGGAGCGCCGCGCTGAGCGGATCTGCCACCTGGAAATTCACCGGCCGGCGCAGCTCAATGCGCTGAGCCCCGAGCTGATGCGGGAGCTGGAGTCCGCGCTGGACGCGGCGGACGGCGATCCCGACATCAGCGTCATTCTGCTGTCCGGCACCGAGCAGGCCTTCGCCGCCGGCGCCGACATCGGCCGCATGGCCGAATGGGATTATCAGCAAGTCTTTCTCGACGATTACGTAAGCCGGCACTGGGAGCGCGCGCGCGGCGTGCGCAAGCCGCTGATCGCCGCGGTGCGCGGCCTGGCGATAGGCGGCGGCTGCGAGCTGGCGATGATGTGCGACGTGATCATTGCCGGCGAGTCCGCCCGCTTCGGCCAGCCGGAAGTCAAGCTGGGCACCCTGCCCGGCATGGGCGGTACCCAGCGGCTGCCGCGCGCCATCGGCAAGGCCAAGGCGATGGAATGGTGCTTGAGCGGCCAGCTCTATAGCGCCGACGAAGCCGAGCGCGCCGGCCTGGTGTCGCGGGTGGTGGCGGACGTCGACGTGCTGGCGACGGCGCAGGCGCTGGCCGCGCGGATGGCGGGCTACTCGCTGCCGGCGCTGATGCTGATCAAGGAGTCCTTGAACCGCGCTTTCGAATCCAGCCTGGCCGAAGGCCTGCTGTTCGAACGGCGCGCCTTTCACGCCAGTTTCTCGCTGGCCGACCAGAAGGAAGGCATGCAGGCCTTTCTCGACAAGCGGCCGCCGCAGTTCCAACACCGTTGA
- a CDS encoding TetR/AcrR family transcriptional regulator, whose protein sequence is MARTKSPNYEAQQQNILENAARLFAEQSFPSASIAQLAELCGMSKPLLYHYYRDKSHLLFDIADTYVDRLVGIVDEAARQALPADAHLRLLIERFMEEYAFSRHYHMVLVQDVKFLGEADRLKVKAKQAGVVSAFAELIARLRPELPATEVKPVTMTLFGMMNWTFTWFRADGAVDRQGMARIVSQLFLHGVYGCGEGTDHERASEGAPR, encoded by the coding sequence ATGGCCAGAACAAAATCTCCCAATTACGAGGCGCAGCAACAAAACATACTGGAGAACGCTGCCCGCCTGTTTGCCGAGCAGAGTTTTCCCAGTGCTTCGATAGCCCAACTGGCTGAGCTGTGCGGCATGTCCAAGCCGCTGCTGTATCACTACTACCGCGACAAATCGCATCTGCTGTTCGACATCGCCGACACCTATGTGGATAGGTTGGTGGGCATCGTCGATGAGGCGGCGCGGCAAGCGCTGCCGGCGGACGCGCATCTGCGGCTGCTGATCGAGCGCTTCATGGAGGAGTACGCGTTCTCGCGCCATTACCACATGGTCTTGGTGCAGGACGTCAAATTCCTGGGCGAGGCGGACCGGCTGAAGGTGAAGGCCAAGCAGGCCGGCGTGGTGTCCGCCTTTGCCGAACTGATCGCCCGCTTGCGGCCGGAGCTGCCGGCGACGGAGGTCAAACCGGTGACGATGACCTTGTTCGGCATGATGAACTGGACCTTCACCTGGTTCCGCGCGGACGGCGCGGTGGACCGGCAGGGCATGGCGCGGATAGTCAGCCAGTTGTTTCTTCACGGGGTGTACGGATGTGGAGAGGGAACTGACCATGAGCGAGCATCTGAGGGAGCGCCGCGCTGA
- the paaE gene encoding 1,2-phenylacetyl-CoA epoxidase subunit PaaE produces MRLAFHRLRVVERRQETDDAISLTLEPPAEFKERFRFTQGQHLVFREHIDGVEQRRTYSLCCGADEGILRVAVKRVEGGVFSSHVHRHWQLGQEVEAMPPEGRFFTPLAAEQRKHYLGIVAGSGITPLLSTLKTTLRREPHSRFTLLYGNRRRGGILFADELAALKSRYPARLAVYHFLSREAQQPELFHGRLDGERLHRALAALLPDGAVDEAFVCGPNDMIDQACACLERVGLAAGRIHYERFGVPGRGAAKPAAAAEDNPAASVTLIIDGQQRQLELSAGERILEAATVAGVDLPYSCQGGVCCTCRAKVLSGRVSMDKNFALEAAEVEQGFVLACQARPRTQQVVLSFDER; encoded by the coding sequence ATGAGACTAGCTTTCCATCGCCTGCGCGTCGTCGAACGTCGCCAGGAAACCGACGACGCCATTTCGCTGACCTTGGAGCCGCCGGCGGAGTTTAAGGAGCGCTTCCGCTTCACCCAGGGCCAGCACCTGGTGTTTCGCGAACATATCGACGGCGTGGAGCAGCGGCGCACTTATTCGCTGTGCTGCGGCGCGGACGAAGGCATTTTACGGGTGGCGGTGAAGCGGGTGGAGGGCGGCGTATTCTCCAGCCACGTTCATCGGCATTGGCAGCTTGGGCAGGAGGTGGAAGCGATGCCGCCGGAGGGGCGCTTTTTCACGCCGCTGGCGGCGGAGCAGCGCAAGCATTATCTGGGCATCGTCGCCGGCAGCGGCATCACCCCCTTGCTGTCCACCTTGAAAACCACCTTGCGGCGAGAGCCGCACAGCCGTTTCACCTTGCTGTACGGCAATCGGCGGCGCGGCGGCATTCTGTTCGCCGATGAGCTGGCGGCGCTGAAGTCGCGCTATCCGGCGCGCCTGGCGGTGTATCACTTCCTCAGCCGCGAAGCGCAGCAGCCGGAGCTGTTTCACGGCCGTCTCGACGGCGAACGGCTGCACAGGGCGCTGGCCGCGCTGCTGCCGGACGGCGCGGTGGACGAAGCCTTCGTTTGCGGCCCCAACGATATGATTGATCAGGCCTGCGCCTGCCTGGAGCGCGTGGGGCTGGCCGCCGGACGCATCCATTACGAACGTTTCGGCGTACCGGGGCGCGGCGCGGCCAAACCGGCAGCGGCGGCCGAGGACAATCCGGCGGCCAGCGTCACCCTCATCATCGACGGACAGCAGCGCCAACTGGAACTGAGCGCCGGCGAGCGCATCCTGGAAGCGGCCACCGTGGCCGGGGTCGACCTACCTTACTCTTGCCAAGGTGGGGTATGCTGCACCTGCCGAGCCAAGGTGCTGTCCGGCCGCGTGTCCATGGACAAGAATTTCGCCCTGGAAGCGGCCGAGGTGGAACAAGGCTTCGTGCTCGCCTGTCAGGCGCGTCCACGGACCCAGCAAGTGGTGCTCAGTTTTGATGAGCGTTGA
- the paaD gene encoding 1,2-phenylacetyl-CoA epoxidase subunit PaaD, whose translation MRAARLSVAQAWRVLDQVPDPEVPAVSLCDLGIVRKVARVGEDLEVTLTPTYSGCPATEAIAASVRQALGQAGEERVVLRTQLSPAWSSDWISADGREKLRRYGIAPPACARAAEDDWQPLRFQTAAPACPQCGSVRSRRLSQFGSTACKALYRCEACLEPFEYFKPI comes from the coding sequence ATGCGCGCCGCGCGGCTGAGCGTGGCGCAAGCCTGGCGGGTGCTGGACCAGGTGCCGGACCCCGAGGTGCCGGCGGTGTCGCTGTGCGATCTGGGCATCGTGCGCAAAGTGGCGCGGGTGGGGGAGGATCTGGAGGTGACGCTGACCCCCACTTATTCCGGCTGCCCGGCGACCGAGGCCATCGCCGCCTCGGTGCGGCAGGCCTTGGGTCAGGCGGGCGAAGAGCGGGTGGTGTTGCGCACCCAGCTGAGTCCGGCCTGGAGCAGCGACTGGATCAGCGCCGACGGCCGCGAAAAGCTGCGCCGTTACGGCATTGCGCCGCCGGCCTGCGCAAGGGCGGCCGAGGACGACTGGCAGCCGCTGCGCTTCCAAACGGCGGCGCCGGCCTGCCCGCAATGCGGCTCCGTCCGCAGCCGGCGGCTGAGCCAGTTCGGCTCCACCGCCTGCAAGGCGCTCTACCGCTGCGAGGCCTGTCTGGAGCCATTCGAGTATTTCAAGCCGATCTGA
- the paaC gene encoding 1,2-phenylacetyl-CoA epoxidase subunit PaaC produces the protein MSVQIAVQTQPPATADLIEYALRLGDNTLLLGQRLGEWCGHAPELEDDIALSNIALDLIGQSRLLLSLAGEWEGRGRDEDALAYLRDAPAFRNLTLLELPNGDFGQTVLRIALFSAYQVAVWRALRGGGEARLAAIAGKALAESRYHLRYAAEWVVRLGDGTDESRRRMQRALTHWWPYLAEMFDDDALERRLDGVAPQAALLRKEWEALMLPVLAEATLRPPADTEYRSGGKRGEHSESLGHVLAEMQFLQRAYPGGRW, from the coding sequence ATGTCTGTGCAGATAGCTGTGCAAACGCAGCCGCCGGCGACGGCGGACCTGATCGAATACGCGCTGCGGCTGGGCGACAACACCTTGTTGTTGGGCCAGCGCCTGGGTGAATGGTGCGGCCACGCGCCGGAGTTGGAAGACGATATCGCGCTGAGCAATATCGCGCTGGATCTGATAGGCCAGTCGCGCTTGCTGCTGAGCCTGGCAGGCGAATGGGAGGGACGGGGCCGGGACGAGGACGCGCTGGCCTATCTGCGCGACGCGCCGGCGTTCCGCAACCTGACCTTGCTGGAGCTGCCCAACGGCGACTTCGGCCAGACCGTGTTGCGCATCGCCCTGTTCAGCGCCTACCAAGTGGCTGTGTGGCGGGCCTTGCGCGGCGGCGGCGAAGCGCGGCTGGCGGCGATCGCCGGCAAGGCGCTGGCGGAAAGCCGCTACCACCTGCGCTACGCGGCGGAATGGGTGGTGCGGCTGGGCGACGGCACCGACGAATCGCGGCGGCGCATGCAGCGGGCGCTGACGCATTGGTGGCCGTATCTGGCCGAGATGTTCGACGACGACGCGCTGGAGCGGCGCCTGGACGGCGTCGCGCCGCAAGCGGCTCTTCTGCGGAAGGAATGGGAGGCGCTGATGCTGCCGGTGCTGGCAGAGGCCACGCTGCGGCCCCCGGCGGACACCGAATATCGCTCCGGCGGCAAGCGCGGCGAACACAGCGAATCCTTGGGCCATGTGCTGGCGGAGATGCAGTTCCTGCAGCGCGCCTATCCCGGAGGGCGCTGGTGA
- the paaA gene encoding 1,2-phenylacetyl-CoA epoxidase subunit PaaA gives MYTQALDQPDIAAAAAEPSLQQQAFDAKLQAEDKIEARDWMPLAYRKTLLRQISQHAHSEVVGMLPEGNWIGRAPTLKRKAILLAKVQDEGGHGLYLYAAAETLGSPRDEMVATLLSGRAKYSSIFNYPTLSWADIGTIGWLVDGAAIMNQIPLCRCSYGPYARAMVRICKEESFHQRQGYDLLLTMMGGSAEQRAMVQESVNRWWWPVLMMFGPPDRDSVHSASSMQWGIKRISNDDLRQKFVDAIVPQAEVLGITLPDPALVWNEARGHYDFGEPDWTEFKRVLAGDGPCNRERMAARVRAHEEGAWVRAAARAYADKQAARAAA, from the coding sequence ATGTACACCCAAGCTCTGGATCAGCCGGACATCGCCGCGGCGGCGGCCGAGCCGTCGCTTCAGCAGCAGGCCTTCGACGCCAAGCTGCAGGCGGAGGACAAGATAGAAGCGCGCGACTGGATGCCGCTCGCCTACCGCAAAACCTTGTTGCGGCAGATCTCCCAGCATGCGCATTCCGAAGTGGTGGGCATGCTGCCGGAAGGCAACTGGATCGGCCGCGCGCCCACGCTCAAGCGCAAGGCCATTCTGCTGGCCAAGGTGCAGGACGAGGGCGGGCACGGCCTTTATCTGTACGCGGCGGCGGAAACCCTGGGCAGCCCGCGCGACGAAATGGTGGCGACCTTGCTATCCGGCCGCGCCAAGTACTCCAGCATCTTCAATTACCCCACTTTGTCCTGGGCCGACATCGGCACCATAGGCTGGCTGGTGGACGGCGCGGCGATCATGAACCAGATTCCGCTGTGCCGCTGTTCCTACGGCCCGTACGCCCGCGCCATGGTGCGCATCTGCAAGGAAGAAAGCTTTCACCAGCGCCAGGGCTACGATCTGCTGCTGACGATGATGGGCGGCAGCGCGGAGCAGCGGGCCATGGTGCAGGAGTCGGTGAACCGCTGGTGGTGGCCGGTGCTGATGATGTTCGGCCCGCCGGACCGGGATTCGGTGCACAGCGCCAGCAGCATGCAATGGGGCATCAAGCGCATTTCCAACGACGATTTGCGGCAGAAATTCGTCGACGCCATCGTGCCCCAGGCCGAAGTGCTGGGCATCACGCTGCCGGACCCGGCGCTGGTCTGGAACGAGGCGCGCGGTCATTACGACTTCGGCGAGCCGGATTGGACGGAGTTCAAGCGGGTGCTGGCGGGCGACGGCCCCTGCAACCGCGAACGCATGGCCGCGCGCGTCCGCGCGCATGAAGAGGGGGCCTGGGTGCGCGCCGCGGCCCGAGCCTATGCCGACAAACAGGCGGCGCGTGCCGCCGCCTGA
- the paaK gene encoding phenylacetate--CoA ligase PaaK, giving the protein MPVTRPMSSELDAMETASRDELSALQLQRLQWTLQHTYDNVAPFRAKCEQADVHPRQLRRLEDLSRFPFTSKADLRDNYPFGLFAVPRDQVSRIHASSGTTGQPTVVGYTRNDIEAWATVVARSIRAAGGRRGSMVHIAYGYGLFTGGLGAHYGAERLGCTVVPMSGGQTERQVQLIQDFRPDIIMVTPSYMLNILDEMERRGMDAAACSLQVGIFGAEPWTGQMRQEIERRAGIDAVDIYGLSEVMGPGVASECVESKDGPVIWEDFFYPEIIDPHSGEVLPDGEEGELVLTSLTKEAMPVIRYRTRDLTRLLPPSSRSMRRIGKIVGRSDDMLIIRGVNVFPTQIEEVILRQTGLAPHFYLEVDKDGHLDSLAVFVEREPSGPARDDAKQLAARQLQHSIKSHVGVTTTVQVVEPMTIERSVGKARRVVDKRPRD; this is encoded by the coding sequence ATGCCCGTCACCCGCCCTATGTCCAGCGAGCTGGACGCGATGGAAACCGCCAGCCGCGACGAACTGTCCGCCTTGCAGCTGCAGCGTCTGCAATGGACGCTGCAACACACTTACGACAATGTCGCGCCCTTTCGCGCCAAGTGCGAGCAAGCCGACGTCCATCCCCGGCAATTGCGGCGGCTGGAGGATCTGAGCCGCTTCCCGTTCACCAGCAAGGCGGATTTGCGCGACAACTACCCGTTTGGCCTGTTCGCGGTGCCGCGAGACCAGGTGTCGCGCATCCACGCCAGCAGCGGCACCACCGGCCAGCCCACGGTGGTGGGATACACCCGCAACGATATCGAGGCCTGGGCCACGGTGGTGGCGCGCTCCATCCGCGCCGCCGGCGGCCGGCGCGGCAGCATGGTGCACATCGCTTACGGTTACGGCCTGTTCACCGGCGGACTGGGCGCGCACTACGGCGCGGAACGCCTGGGGTGCACCGTGGTGCCGATGTCCGGCGGTCAGACCGAGCGCCAGGTGCAGCTGATCCAGGATTTCCGCCCGGACATCATCATGGTCACGCCGTCCTATATGTTGAACATCCTCGATGAAATGGAGCGCCGGGGCATGGATGCGGCGGCCTGCTCCTTGCAGGTGGGCATCTTCGGCGCCGAGCCGTGGACCGGGCAGATGCGGCAGGAGATCGAGCGCCGAGCCGGCATAGACGCGGTGGACATTTACGGCCTGTCCGAGGTGATGGGGCCGGGCGTGGCCAGCGAGTGCGTGGAAAGCAAGGACGGCCCGGTGATCTGGGAGGATTTCTTCTACCCGGAAATCATCGATCCGCACAGCGGCGAAGTGCTGCCGGACGGGGAGGAGGGCGAATTGGTGCTGACCTCGCTGACCAAGGAAGCGATGCCGGTGATCCGCTACCGCACCCGCGACCTGACCCGGCTGCTGCCGCCCAGCAGCCGTTCGATGCGGCGCATCGGCAAGATCGTCGGCCGGTCCGACGATATGCTGATCATCCGCGGCGTCAATGTGTTTCCCACCCAGATCGAGGAAGTGATTCTGCGGCAAACGGGGCTGGCGCCGCATTTCTATCTGGAGGTCGACAAGGACGGTCACCTGGACAGCCTGGCGGTCTTCGTCGAGCGCGAGCCCAGCGGGCCGGCGCGCGACGACGCCAAACAGCTGGCGGCGCGGCAGTTGCAGCACAGCATCAAGAGCCATGTCGGCGTGACGACCACAGTGCAGGTGGTGGAGCCGATGACCATAGAACGCTCGGTGGGCAAGGCGCGGCGGGTGGTGGACAAGCGGCCGCGCGACTAG
- the paaI gene encoding hydroxyphenylacetyl-CoA thioesterase PaaI: MTETEAARQLAENSALAMLSQDRASASLGMELLDVAPGRARLRMRVRDDMLNGFQLCHGGLLCALADTAFAVACNSWGPRTVGAAVSVEYLLPARGGDCLLAEAECLHQGARQGLYDVRISNQRGETLALLRGRSHRSGERAE; this comes from the coding sequence ATGACTGAGACAGAAGCCGCTCGGCAACTTGCCGAGAACAGCGCGCTGGCGATGCTGAGCCAGGATCGGGCGTCGGCCAGCCTGGGCATGGAGCTGCTGGACGTGGCGCCGGGCCGGGCCCGGCTACGCATGCGCGTACGCGACGACATGCTCAACGGCTTCCAGCTATGTCACGGCGGCCTGCTGTGCGCGCTGGCGGACACCGCTTTCGCCGTCGCCTGCAATAGCTGGGGGCCGAGGACGGTCGGCGCGGCCGTCAGCGTGGAGTATCTGCTGCCGGCCCGCGGCGGGGACTGTCTGCTGGCGGAGGCCGAGTGCCTGCATCAGGGGGCTCGGCAAGGTCTTTACGATGTGCGGATCAGCAATCAGCGCGGCGAAACCCTGGCCCTGTTGCGCGGCCGCTCGCACCGGAGCGGAGAGCGGGCCGAGTAA